The Actinopolyspora erythraea genome has a segment encoding these proteins:
- the rho gene encoding transcription termination factor Rho: MSNTDLLSSETTNGVSPSDRQESESSQQAASGAGANGGARRRGGLSGMVLAELRQLAGELGIDTTGLRKGDLIAAIKERQGGAAAPRQADSGTRQPTLDQQAAPEDSGQETKSQESRGRGAKNRSDGKTSGGTATASPSDKDDATDSTAEATTGTEKRSNGSAPNRGGSRRSGGDGSGDEGRRNNRRRRSSQRSSGNQDQGSDERGGGSDNSGRAERTDSRQDRQDGGNGDRQESRRDARQDNRNDNNRQDDDERGNRRSRRFRDRRRGRGRGDNEPEVRDDDVLLPVAGILDVLENYAFVRTSGYLAGPNDVYVSLSLVRKYGLRRGDAIKGVVRQPREGEQQRQKFNPLVRVDAINGLEPEAAKKRSEFHKLTPLYPNERLRLETDPQGMTSRVIDLVMPVGKGQRALIVSPPKAGKTMILQSIANSITTNNPECHLMVVLADERPEEVTDMQRSVKGEVIASTFDRPPSDHTTVAELSIERAKRLVEMGHDVVVLLDSITRLGRAYNLSAPASGRILSGGVDSTALYPPKRFLGAARNIENGGSLTIFATALVETGSAMDTVIFEEFKGTGNAELKLDRKLANKQLFPAVDVDASSTRKDELLMSSDELAVHHKLRRVLAALDTQQALELVQDRLRKTRTNIEFLTQVAKTTPGKEDE; this comes from the coding sequence GTGAGCAACACCGATCTGTTGAGCAGCGAGACGACCAATGGCGTCTCTCCGTCCGACCGGCAGGAGTCCGAGTCGTCGCAGCAGGCAGCTTCCGGAGCAGGGGCCAACGGCGGCGCACGTCGCCGCGGTGGCCTTTCGGGCATGGTGCTCGCCGAATTGCGGCAGCTCGCCGGCGAATTGGGGATCGACACCACGGGCCTGCGCAAGGGCGACCTGATCGCCGCGATCAAGGAGCGTCAGGGGGGTGCCGCCGCGCCGCGTCAGGCGGACTCCGGCACTCGGCAGCCGACTCTCGACCAGCAGGCGGCCCCTGAGGACAGCGGTCAGGAGACCAAGAGCCAGGAGAGCAGGGGACGGGGAGCCAAGAACCGGTCGGACGGAAAGACGTCCGGCGGGACGGCGACCGCCTCGCCCTCCGATAAGGACGATGCCACCGACTCGACCGCCGAGGCCACGACGGGAACCGAGAAGCGTTCGAACGGTTCCGCGCCGAACCGGGGCGGTTCGCGCCGCTCCGGCGGTGACGGCTCCGGGGACGAGGGACGTCGCAACAACCGTCGCCGCCGCTCCTCGCAGCGCTCGTCCGGCAACCAGGACCAGGGCTCCGACGAGCGCGGCGGCGGTTCCGACAACAGCGGCCGCGCGGAGCGCACCGACAGTCGCCAGGACCGCCAGGACGGCGGTAACGGCGACAGGCAGGAAAGCCGCAGGGACGCCCGCCAGGACAATCGCAACGACAACAACCGGCAGGACGACGACGAGCGCGGCAACAGGCGCAGCCGTCGTTTCCGGGACCGCAGACGCGGGCGCGGACGTGGCGACAACGAGCCCGAGGTGCGCGACGACGACGTGCTGCTGCCGGTGGCCGGCATCCTCGACGTACTGGAGAACTACGCGTTCGTCCGCACTTCCGGCTATCTCGCAGGGCCCAACGACGTCTACGTCTCGCTCTCGCTGGTCCGCAAGTACGGGCTGCGTCGTGGCGACGCCATCAAGGGCGTTGTCCGGCAGCCGCGCGAGGGTGAGCAGCAGCGGCAGAAGTTCAACCCGCTGGTGCGCGTCGACGCGATCAACGGCCTGGAGCCGGAGGCGGCCAAGAAGCGTTCGGAGTTCCACAAGCTCACGCCGCTCTACCCGAACGAACGGCTGCGGCTGGAAACCGACCCGCAGGGAATGACCAGCCGGGTCATCGACCTGGTCATGCCCGTGGGCAAGGGGCAGCGTGCGCTGATCGTCTCCCCGCCGAAGGCGGGCAAGACGATGATCCTGCAGTCGATCGCCAACTCCATCACCACGAACAACCCCGAGTGCCATCTGATGGTCGTGCTCGCCGACGAGCGGCCGGAAGAGGTCACCGACATGCAGCGTTCGGTCAAGGGCGAGGTGATCGCCTCCACGTTCGACCGTCCGCCGTCGGACCACACCACCGTCGCCGAACTGTCCATCGAGCGCGCCAAGCGGCTGGTCGAGATGGGACACGACGTCGTCGTGCTGTTGGACTCGATCACACGCCTCGGTCGTGCCTACAACCTCTCGGCCCCGGCCTCCGGCCGGATCCTGTCCGGTGGTGTCGACTCCACGGCGCTGTATCCGCCCAAGCGCTTCCTGGGCGCGGCGCGCAACATCGAGAACGGTGGTTCGCTGACCATCTTCGCCACGGCGCTGGTCGAGACCGGTTCCGCGATGGACACCGTGATCTTCGAGGAGTTCAAGGGGACCGGCAACGCCGAGCTCAAGCTCGACCGCAAGCTCGCCAATAAGCAGCTGTTCCCGGCCGTGGACGTCGATGCCTCCAGTACCCGCAAGGACGAGCTGCTGATGTCGTCCGACGAGCTGGCCGTGCATCACAAGCTGCGCCGGGTGCTGGCCGCGCTGGACACGCAGCAGGCGCTCGAACTGGTGCAGGACCGGTTGCGCAAGACCCGTACCAACATCGAGTTCCTCACCCAGGTGGCCAAGACCACGCCGGGCAAGGAGGACGAGTAG
- the rpmE gene encoding 50S ribosomal protein L31: MKSDIHPEYVETQVTCDCGNTFTTRSTRTDGHINVEVCSNCHPFYTGKQKILDTGGRVAKFEARYGRRPQNARTKK; this comes from the coding sequence ATGAAGAGTGACATCCACCCCGAGTACGTCGAGACGCAGGTCACCTGCGACTGCGGCAACACCTTCACCACGCGCAGCACCCGGACCGACGGCCACATCAACGTCGAGGTCTGCTCCAACTGCCACCCGTTCTACACGGGCAAGCAGAAGATCCTGGACACCGGCGGTCGCGTGGCCAAGTTCGAGGCTCGCTACGGTCGTCGTCCGCAGAACGCTCGCACCAAGAAGTAG
- the prfA gene encoding peptide chain release factor 1, whose translation METSRLEELLAEYTELEGRLADPEVHADQARARKLGKRHAELTPIVRTARELEQVRSDLSTARELAEEDPGLASEAEQLELRIPELEDRLAELLAPRDQRDGSDVVLEIKSGEGGEESALFAGDLLRMYLRFAERQGWQAEVLGATESELGGYKDVIATVKSRGEPGLEGVWSKLKFEGGVHRVQRVPVTESQGRVHTSAAGVLVYPEPEEVEVEVDEKDLRVDVYRSSGPGGQSVNTTDSAVRITHLPSGVVVACQNEKSQLQNKLRAIQVLRARLQAMAEEEAEREVAETRRSQVRTVDRSERVRTYNFPENRISDHRINFKAYNLDHVLEGELDSVLGALREADRRERMQAGV comes from the coding sequence GTGGAGACGTCGAGGCTCGAGGAGTTGCTCGCCGAGTACACCGAGCTCGAGGGGCGGCTCGCGGATCCGGAGGTGCACGCCGATCAGGCACGGGCGCGCAAGCTCGGCAAGCGACACGCTGAGCTGACCCCGATCGTTCGTACGGCACGGGAACTCGAACAGGTCCGCTCCGACCTGTCCACCGCGCGGGAACTGGCCGAGGAGGATCCGGGCCTGGCCAGTGAGGCCGAGCAGCTCGAACTGCGCATTCCGGAGCTGGAGGACAGGCTCGCCGAACTGCTGGCACCGCGTGACCAGCGGGACGGCTCCGACGTCGTGCTGGAGATCAAGTCCGGTGAGGGCGGCGAGGAGTCGGCGTTGTTCGCGGGCGACCTGCTTCGGATGTACCTGCGGTTCGCCGAGCGGCAGGGGTGGCAGGCCGAGGTGCTCGGAGCCACCGAGTCCGAGCTGGGCGGGTACAAGGACGTCATCGCCACGGTCAAGTCCAGGGGAGAACCCGGTCTTGAGGGAGTTTGGTCCAAGCTCAAGTTCGAGGGCGGCGTCCACCGCGTGCAGCGCGTTCCCGTCACCGAGTCACAGGGGCGGGTGCACACCTCCGCGGCCGGTGTGTTGGTTTATCCGGAGCCGGAGGAGGTCGAGGTCGAGGTCGACGAGAAGGATCTGCGCGTCGACGTCTACCGTTCCTCCGGGCCCGGTGGGCAGAGCGTGAACACCACGGACTCGGCGGTGCGGATCACCCATCTGCCCTCGGGCGTCGTGGTCGCCTGTCAGAACGAGAAGTCGCAGCTGCAGAACAAGCTGCGCGCGATTCAGGTGCTGCGTGCCCGGCTGCAGGCCATGGCCGAGGAGGAAGCGGAACGGGAAGTGGCCGAGACGCGGCGCAGCCAGGTCCGCACCGTGGACCGCTCGGAGCGGGTGCGCACCTACAACTTCCCGGAGAACCGGATCTCCGACCACCGCATCAACTTCAAGGCCTACAACCTCGACCACGTGCTCGAGGGGGAGTTGGACTCCGTGCTCGGCGCGCTGCGTGAGGCCGACCGCAGGGAACGGATGCAGGCCGGAGTCTGA
- the prmC gene encoding peptide chain release factor N(5)-glutamine methyltransferase — MDRKPLRLAILEGERVLAAAGIPSPRVDVESLAAHLLGVERTRLVTVSRVDQSVLDSLHELVRRRAERVPLQHLTGTAVLGSTTLSVGPGVFVPRPETEQLLEWALTRVREVPDPLVVDLCSGSGVLALAVAQRRPDARVLAVDNDPAALEWARHNVGSRRGARSAPVEVSAGDVTDPSLLSGFDGLVDLLVCNPPYVPEGTPVPPEVWEYDPPAAVFAGRDGLELMPHVLRCATRLLRSEGVVAIEHDDTHGEALPALMRGFGELTEVRDHSDLAGRPRFATAGRARRDD, encoded by the coding sequence GTGGACCGAAAGCCGTTGCGGTTGGCCATCCTGGAAGGCGAGCGCGTGCTGGCGGCCGCCGGGATTCCGAGCCCGCGGGTCGACGTCGAGTCGCTGGCCGCGCACCTGCTCGGTGTTGAGCGCACCAGGCTCGTCACGGTCTCGCGGGTGGACCAGTCCGTGCTCGACTCGCTGCACGAGCTGGTGCGGCGACGGGCGGAACGCGTGCCGCTGCAACACCTGACCGGTACGGCCGTGCTGGGGAGCACGACGCTGTCGGTCGGCCCCGGCGTGTTCGTGCCGCGTCCGGAGACCGAGCAGCTGTTGGAGTGGGCGTTGACGCGGGTCCGGGAGGTGCCCGATCCACTGGTGGTGGATCTGTGCAGCGGCTCGGGGGTTCTCGCGCTGGCCGTGGCCCAGCGTCGGCCGGACGCCAGGGTACTGGCCGTGGACAACGATCCCGCGGCGTTGGAGTGGGCGCGTCACAACGTCGGATCGCGCCGTGGTGCGCGGAGTGCTCCGGTGGAGGTCTCGGCGGGTGACGTCACCGATCCGAGCCTGCTGTCCGGGTTCGACGGGCTCGTCGACCTGCTCGTCTGCAATCCGCCCTACGTCCCGGAAGGCACGCCGGTGCCCCCGGAGGTGTGGGAGTACGACCCGCCCGCCGCCGTGTTCGCCGGCCGGGACGGGCTGGAGTTGATGCCGCACGTGCTCAGGTGCGCCACCCGATTGCTGCGTTCCGAAGGGGTGGTGGCGATCGAGCACGACGACACGCACGGCGAGGCGCTGCCCGCGCTCATGCGCGGTTTCGGGGAGTTGACCGAGGTGCGTGATCACAGCGACCTGGCCGGACGTCCCCGCTTCGCGACAGCCGGACGGGCCCGCCGCGACGACTGA
- a CDS encoding alpha/beta fold hydrolase, with amino-acid sequence MTAPSSVVTEHVEFPAGTIRYHRAGSAGPAVVLLHGGGIDNAMISWRHAIPALAVDHRVFLPDLPRHGGSGNWTGNAGQRTLEEVLRWLLDLWGLDRAVLVGLSTGGSVVTGFTLRHPQRVNGLVLAAPDGLRHRIAGQLPTYLMLRSRFSGPAIAALAGMSRGLCRQYLNRGVLHEPGRMADTEQLLDEVLAEARESGSVFSDWQFEAVGSRNMRVNHLPYLDRIRCPTMFVHGEFDRQVPVEVSRTAARAVAGSELRVLTEAGHWCQREKPDEFNAALREFLNSNGSG; translated from the coding sequence ATGACCGCCCCATCGAGTGTGGTGACCGAGCACGTGGAGTTTCCGGCCGGAACGATCCGCTACCACCGCGCCGGTTCGGCGGGGCCGGCTGTAGTGCTGTTGCACGGCGGCGGCATCGACAACGCGATGATCAGCTGGCGGCACGCGATTCCCGCGCTGGCGGTGGATCACCGAGTCTTCCTGCCGGACCTGCCCCGGCACGGCGGGAGCGGGAACTGGACGGGCAACGCCGGGCAACGGACCCTGGAGGAAGTGCTGCGCTGGCTGCTGGACCTGTGGGGGCTCGACCGAGCGGTGCTGGTGGGGCTGTCCACGGGAGGCAGTGTCGTGACGGGGTTCACCCTCCGCCATCCGCAGCGGGTCAACGGCCTCGTGCTCGCCGCCCCCGACGGGCTGCGGCACCGGATCGCGGGCCAGCTGCCGACCTACCTCATGCTGCGCTCCCGTTTCAGCGGTCCCGCCATCGCGGCGCTCGCGGGGATGTCCCGTGGACTGTGCCGGCAGTATCTGAACCGCGGCGTGCTGCACGAACCCGGGCGGATGGCGGACACCGAGCAACTGCTCGACGAGGTCCTCGCGGAAGCCCGCGAAAGCGGTTCGGTGTTCTCCGACTGGCAGTTCGAGGCGGTGGGCAGCCGGAACATGCGGGTCAACCATCTGCCCTACTTGGACCGCATCCGCTGTCCGACCATGTTCGTCCACGGCGAGTTCGACCGCCAGGTCCCGGTCGAGGTCTCCCGGACGGCCGCCCGTGCCGTGGCGGGCTCAGAGCTGCGCGTGCTCACCGAAGCGGGCCACTGGTGCCAGCGTGAGAAACCCGACGAGTTCAACGCCGCGCTGCGGGAGTTCCTCAACAGCAACGGATCCGGCTGA
- a CDS encoding L-threonylcarbamoyladenylate synthase, whose translation MSTVYDCGSPDGRSAGLARAASSLRGGGLVVLPTDTVYGIGADAFDPEAVRALLSAKGRGPDMPVPVLVGSWNTVDGLVLSVPRQARALIEAFWPGGLSLVLPQAPSLSWDLGETRGTVNLRMPLHPVALDLLREVGPMAVSSANTTGNPPATTAEQAREQLGEAVPVYLDGGPSGEAVASTIVDLTGDQPRILREGAVSREELAAELGVELPAE comes from the coding sequence GTGAGCACGGTCTATGATTGCGGCAGCCCGGACGGTCGCAGTGCCGGTCTGGCCAGGGCTGCGAGTTCGCTGCGTGGCGGTGGTTTGGTCGTCCTGCCGACCGACACGGTTTACGGAATAGGTGCGGACGCGTTCGACCCGGAGGCGGTTCGCGCGCTGCTCTCGGCGAAGGGACGGGGCCCCGACATGCCCGTTCCGGTGCTGGTGGGCTCCTGGAACACCGTGGACGGGCTGGTTCTCTCCGTGCCGAGGCAGGCGAGGGCACTGATCGAGGCCTTCTGGCCCGGAGGACTGTCGCTGGTCCTGCCGCAGGCGCCCTCGCTCTCCTGGGACCTGGGGGAGACCCGCGGCACCGTCAATCTCAGGATGCCGCTGCACCCGGTGGCCCTGGACCTGTTGCGAGAGGTCGGGCCCATGGCGGTCTCCAGCGCCAACACCACCGGCAACCCGCCCGCCACCACCGCCGAGCAGGCACGTGAACAGCTGGGTGAGGCGGTGCCGGTCTACTTGGACGGCGGCCCGTCCGGTGAGGCGGTCGCTTCCACGATCGTGGATCTCACCGGTGACCAGCCCCGGATCCTGCGCGAGGGCGCGGTGAGTCGTGAGGAGCTGGCTGCCGAGCTGGGCGTCGAGCTGCCCGCGGAGTAA
- a CDS encoding MraY family glycosyltransferase codes for MDTVPSWAPVGVPAREYLLVCLTSAAVTFLLTGLVRVFAIRGRAVAHPRRRDVHSTPIPRMGGVAMYAGVLGGMFLAGNLPALSRGFDYSNDALAVIFAGGLITLVGALDDRFELDSWTKLAGQVTAAGILVLMGVQWYMLPGGQGGESGSVLVLSGNQGQLLTVLLTVAMVNAMNFVDGLDGLASGIGLIAASATCAFCLGLLNDQGGDVTAYPPALIAATIAGACLGFLPHNFQPARIFMGDSGSMLIGLMLASASTTAAGKMDPTSLDAFGLFAPLLVVAAVLFVPLLDLILAVVRRTRAGKSPFHADKMHLHHRLLELGHSQRRAVLLIYLWAGVVAFGAVSLTLFDDMVLVAWAVGLAVLLAGTVSAIPRMRTK; via the coding sequence ATGGATACCGTCCCCTCTTGGGCACCGGTCGGAGTGCCCGCGCGCGAGTACCTGCTGGTCTGCCTCACTTCCGCCGCCGTGACGTTCCTGCTCACCGGATTGGTGCGGGTGTTCGCCATCCGAGGCCGAGCCGTGGCGCATCCCAGGCGCCGGGACGTGCACTCGACCCCGATCCCGAGGATGGGCGGGGTGGCCATGTACGCCGGGGTGCTCGGCGGCATGTTCCTGGCCGGGAACCTCCCCGCGCTCTCCCGGGGGTTCGACTACTCCAACGACGCGCTCGCGGTGATCTTCGCCGGTGGGCTGATCACGCTCGTCGGGGCGCTGGACGATCGCTTCGAGCTCGACTCGTGGACCAAGCTGGCCGGGCAGGTGACGGCCGCCGGGATCCTGGTCCTGATGGGAGTGCAGTGGTACATGCTGCCCGGCGGGCAGGGCGGCGAGTCCGGTTCGGTGCTGGTGCTCAGCGGCAACCAGGGACAGCTGCTGACGGTGCTGCTGACCGTGGCCATGGTCAACGCGATGAACTTCGTGGACGGGCTGGACGGTCTCGCCTCCGGCATAGGTCTGATAGCCGCCAGTGCCACCTGCGCGTTCTGCCTGGGGCTGCTCAACGACCAGGGGGGTGACGTCACCGCGTACCCGCCCGCGCTCATCGCGGCGACCATAGCCGGGGCCTGCCTCGGATTCCTGCCGCACAACTTCCAGCCCGCCCGCATCTTCATGGGCGACTCCGGCTCCATGCTGATCGGTCTGATGCTGGCGTCGGCGAGCACCACGGCCGCGGGCAAGATGGACCCGACCAGCCTGGACGCCTTCGGGCTGTTCGCGCCGCTGCTGGTGGTGGCCGCCGTGCTGTTCGTGCCGCTGCTCGACCTGATCCTGGCCGTGGTGCGCAGGACCAGGGCGGGCAAGAGCCCGTTCCACGCCGACAAGATGCACCTGCACCACCGCCTGCTGGAGCTGGGGCACTCACAGCGGCGTGCCGTGTTGCTCATATATCTCTGGGCCGGGGTCGTCGCGTTCGGTGCCGTCTCGCTCACGCTGTTCGACGACATGGTCCTGGTGGCATGGGCTGTCGGTCTCGCCGTCCTACTAGCGGGTACCGTGTCCGCGATACCCCGAATGAGGACCAAGTAG
- the atpB gene encoding F0F1 ATP synthase subunit A, giving the protein MGALVLSQGGTFEPPGVDSFFLPPIFGGVTKPIVLVVLSAVIVGAYFLIATRNLKLVPGKGQFVAEYIYDFSRNTIARDQIGAQHFRPFVGLIFGLFTFILVNNLFGIIPLIQFPTMAKIGFPIALFIMVYVVIHTVGFRRHGFLGYFKHVMFPPGVPKPVYILLAPIEFLQKFLFQPVALAIRVFAAMFAGHLILLVFTLGGQYLLLEASALLKPVSIVSFAFAILLTFAEALIQVLQAYIFAVLSANFIGAALAQDH; this is encoded by the coding sequence TTGGGCGCGCTGGTGTTGAGCCAGGGCGGAACTTTCGAGCCGCCCGGTGTCGATAGCTTTTTCCTCCCGCCGATCTTTGGTGGAGTCACCAAGCCGATCGTGCTCGTAGTGCTCTCGGCTGTCATCGTCGGTGCGTACTTCTTGATTGCCACCCGCAACCTCAAGTTGGTGCCTGGCAAGGGTCAGTTCGTGGCGGAGTACATCTACGACTTCAGCAGGAACACGATCGCCAGGGATCAGATCGGGGCGCAGCACTTCCGTCCCTTCGTCGGGCTGATCTTCGGGCTGTTCACCTTCATCCTGGTGAACAACCTGTTCGGCATCATTCCGCTGATCCAGTTCCCCACGATGGCCAAGATCGGCTTCCCGATCGCACTGTTCATCATGGTCTACGTTGTCATCCACACCGTCGGATTTCGACGTCACGGCTTCCTGGGGTACTTCAAGCACGTGATGTTCCCCCCCGGGGTCCCCAAACCGGTCTACATCCTGCTTGCCCCCATCGAGTTCCTGCAGAAGTTCCTGTTCCAGCCGGTGGCGCTGGCCATTCGAGTCTTCGCGGCCATGTTCGCCGGACACCTCATTCTGCTGGTGTTCACCCTCGGTGGGCAGTACCTGCTGCTCGAGGCGAGTGCGCTGCTCAAGCCGGTTTCCATCGTCAGCTTCGCCTTCGCGATCCTTCTGACCTTCGCCGAGGCCTTGATTCAGGTCTTGCAGGCGTACATTTTCGCGGTGCTCAGCGCCAACTTCATCGGCGCCGCACTCGCGCAGGACCACTGA
- a CDS encoding ATP synthase subunit c family protein → MSNIVLAQAAETASNINPGLAAIGYGVGAIGPGIGVGLIWASVINGTARQPEAQGQLMGIAWISFVLVEVLALIGLVVYFIASAA, encoded by the coding sequence GTGAGCAACATCGTTCTTGCACAGGCTGCGGAGACCGCCAGCAACATCAACCCCGGTCTGGCCGCCATCGGCTACGGTGTCGGCGCGATCGGCCCCGGTATCGGCGTCGGTCTGATCTGGGCCTCCGTCATCAACGGCACCGCTCGCCAGCCCGAGGCGCAGGGCCAGTTGATGGGTATCGCCTGGATCTCCTTCGTCCTGGTCGAGGTGCTGGCGCTGATCGGTCTGGTCGTCTACTTCATCGCTTCCGCCGCCTGA
- a CDS encoding F0F1 ATP synthase subunit B — protein MENQMVLAAEGGHNPILPAPAEIIVGFVAFAALLFVLYRYAVPRFEKLYKERSERIEGGIARAEEAQAEAQRTLEQYKAQLAEARAEAARIRDDARAEGQQILDEMRSQAQEESDRIISQGQAQLAAQRSQVIAELREDLGRQAVDLASKVVGESLEDEARRRGTVDRFLDELDAASAPSTSANS, from the coding sequence ATGGAGAACCAGATGGTGCTGGCGGCTGAGGGTGGCCACAACCCGATCCTGCCCGCCCCGGCCGAGATAATCGTCGGTTTCGTCGCGTTCGCCGCCCTGCTGTTCGTGCTCTACAGGTACGCCGTTCCGCGCTTCGAGAAGCTCTACAAGGAGCGCAGCGAGCGGATCGAGGGCGGCATCGCACGTGCCGAGGAGGCGCAGGCCGAGGCCCAGCGCACCCTGGAGCAGTACAAGGCACAGCTCGCCGAGGCACGTGCGGAGGCGGCAAGGATCCGTGACGACGCCCGTGCCGAGGGGCAGCAGATCCTGGACGAGATGCGCTCGCAGGCTCAGGAGGAGAGCGACCGCATCATCAGCCAGGGTCAGGCGCAGCTCGCGGCGCAGCGTTCGCAGGTCATCGCGGAGCTGCGTGAGGACCTCGGCAGGCAGGCCGTGGACCTCGCGAGCAAGGTCGTCGGCGAGTCCCTGGAGGACGAGGCCCGGCGGCGCGGCACGGTGGACCGGTTCCTCGACGAGCTGGACGCCGCTTCCGCCCCGTCGACATCGGCCAACAGCTGA